The sequence ACTGGCTGGATCAGGTGGATTACTATGTACAGTTGAGGAAAACCGCATTTTCGAAGGAATTGGACCTACTGAGGAAGCCTATGATCGATTCGTATGTGGTAGAGATGAGGCAGAAGTTTGATGCCTCCTATAGACAGTCCAGGGCGCAACTGGAAGCCAAAGTGGCACAGGTGGAAAGTGAATGGCATGCAGTACATGGCGATGTGCATTCAAAACTAGAAAAACTGGTGGAAGAACGTCGGTTCTTGAAAAGATTAAGCGACACGATTGTACCACCCAGGTCCAAAAGATCACAGCGACTGTCGCCATTGACCAAAGAGGACCGGGCCAACGGTATCTGTCCGCAGCCCAAAGGAATGAAGGACATCGCTTGGTTCGAAGCCatccagaagaaaatgttgGGAATGGGTGGTACTATTAAGCTCCTGGAGACAGAACAGAAACTACTGGCTGACGAGAAAAACACCGTCAGGAAGACGTTTTGGCCCATGGTGGAAGCGCATTCTGGCTCGAATGAGTTTGCTTACCTGGAAAAATGCATTAGGCTGATGGCCTCTCAGAGAGCAATATGTTTTTGTCTCGATATAGAGGCCTTCGAAACGAACCAGAACGTAATCACCGAAATCGGGATTTCCATTTATGACCCTAGGGAGAACATGGTGCCATCAATGGTTCCGATTACGAAAAATTACCATTTGATTATCGAGGAGTCGTTAGAACTTAGAAACCAAAAATGGGTCTGTGATTACAAGGATTGCTATTTACTAGGAGAAAGCTATGTCTTGAGCTTGAAGGAATGCGTGCATTTCATTCAATCGCTAATCAACTATTATTTGGTCCCGGTGACCGAAGAGGATAAGACATGGTCAAGGGCCTTCGTTGGACACCACGTGAGCGGAGATCTTAAGTGGCTGGAAACCATTGGTGTTAAATTCCCCGGTAGAGGGTATGAGGGCCATCTGGACCATACGCTGCTTCTCGCTGAAACCCCCAGTGATCTAGACGTGTTCGTCTTGGACACTGAGCAGTTTTACAGGAAATCGTACGGTGGAAAGGGGGGCAGTTTGGGCAAAATTCTCCGCTTGTTCGAGATACCGCATGCGTTTCTGCACAATGCCGGTAACGATGCGTATTACACCCTGCATCTGTTCATGAAGTTTTGTGATATTAATTTCAGGAAAATAAGTGGCATGGATGACGTTCTTAAAGTAATGAGCCAAGTGGAAATTTGGGGCGAAAGAGATGTGCGGGAGCCCAAAGTGGTGCCCATGTCGTACGCCATCTCCATCGAGGAGGCAGTCAAACATCGGATGTACCGCAAGAGTGTCAAAAGTAGcaggaaagaaagagtCTGCCAGACGGAATTCGGTGGGTTAACCTATTTTGGAACTGCTAAAGACGCCTTCACAAGCACTCTTCCGACATGTTAATCATATCCATTGATGGTTTTTCCTGTAAATACACACACATGCCTATACACATATGTACACATATACACTCATTATAAACCTATGTATGGGGAAAAAACTTCGTCTGCCTTTAGTTTGCAAGGACAGGTTCCAACAATTCCTCCAACTCACCAGTCTCCCTCAATTCTTGCAAGTCGTCGTTGCCTCCGATATGCTTACCATTAATATAGATGTTTGGCACGGTTCTTTGGCCATTAATCTCATGTAACGCCGCCTGAATGTCTGCGCCATCCTTCATCTCGTTCAATTGCAAAACCAAAACTTTGGACCTTGGAACCTTCAGCTTCTCGAAAAGCGTGTTTAGAGCTGCATGGCAGTATGGGCAGTACGTTTTGGATGCAACAAAGATCTCTTTCTCTCCAATAAGGTCCTTAACGTGTTTAATAGTTTCTTGGgataccattttttttttctttctaagATTGTTTGTATTTATTTGTATATGTATGCGAATGCTCGTATAACTGTTGCACAGATATCTTTATCTTACGCTAAATcccttttattttatataaacTTTTCACTtactttatatattttactCCTTTCAAGATAAAATTCCAACATCACGTGAATCTGTTATTATGCAGTACAAGGAGAATCCGGAGGCGCAAGGGGGTAGTAAGACAATAGTGGCTAAACAAAACAATTATCGCACTCTGGAAACGCCATTGCTGCTGTTCGTAATCTGTAATAAGCTCATTCTGTACACTAATTGCACGTATTGTAGCTAATGAAGCATACTTTAAGGTGATAACTTTGAAACCCTTTCGAGGTTAACGTGTAAAGTGATTTAAAGTAGTAGCAGTATTCTATATGTTGTTTATCAATGTACTATTCTTCCTTAGGATGTTGGCATTACGGTTATGATGGTGGGAGAGTGATAAGGTGTTGGAGGCAGGCAAAACAAGGACATGGGGTTTCTTTCGGATCATCCGCATACGGCTATCACTGAGACGATCTTTCGAATTGTCTCTTCAAGGGACTACACACTAGAAGTGGAGCTATCTCCCTTGATTCAGCTTATCAAAGCAGATCACAACGACTATAACTATACTGTCAACCAGGAGGAGGCTGCGCGAGCACTtagaaagaagataaagtatGGGAACCGGCTGCAACAGTCCAGGACTCTGGACCTTTTGGATCTGTTTATTTCACAGGGCGTTAAGTTTACAGTCATGTACAATGATGACAAGCTGCTGCAAAGGTTGAAAGGGATGGCCACGAACTCTGAGAACAGTGGGTCCGGTGAGAAGTATGAGCCTAGGATTATCAAGAAGTGTGCAGCATATGCTATTTCGTGGTTAAACTACATTACTCAGAACAGCCTGGAGAATGCAAGGGCCTATGCAGGCCTTTATCAGTTGGGCCAAACGGTTAAACAAAGGTACTCTAAGAGCAACCGTTCTGGTCGTAGTGGTGGAGGAGCTGGCGGACGGTCTAACTTCATGAATGATAGTGCTGACGACACTTTGTACCAGTCCAACTCGTTGACCAGCGCCGATAGATTGTATAGGATTCCACAGATCAATATGAACAAGGAGGCACCCAGGATTCGGCTCATAATCAGTGATGCTCTCGCGTCCGCTGTGTCGTTACAGAACTCTCTGATCGGCTTGCCTAGGGGCAAGTACTCCACGGACGATGAAGAGGCCACGTCCAAGTTCATCCAGGCCAGGGCCATCAGGAGGAAAGTTCTTAGATATTTGCAATTGGTGACGGAGGGTGAGTTTCTGGGTAGCTTGATTCATGCCAATGATGAATTGGTGGCTGCGTTGACTGCATACGACGACCGAAGCGCTCAGGACGATAGCAGCGATGAGAACGATCATGGCTCGTACGATGACGATAtttatgatgaaaatgagcAGGATAACAGCAGGTATATCGACAGCGAGTCCTCGGAGGAAGAGAGTTTATCTTCCTATCAGCCGTCCACGATGTCAAACCCATTCGGGGATCATaacaaaatttaaagaagTATGTACATATACATACGTATATAAATATAGCACATTAATCCTTTTTGAAGTTCAAAGACGCACTATTAACACAGTGTCTAGTGTCCTTAGGTAAATTTAGCAACTGTTTCCACCCTTCACCTTCAAACACATGTCCCAGATGTCCACCACACTTTGCACAGCATATCTCCACCCTTGCAGGCATTAGAGAATTGTCACGGTGGTATGTGATGGCCCCAGGGGATACCTCCTCATAGAATGCGGGCCATCCGCAACGAGCATCAAACTTGGTGCTACTTGAGTACAACGGTTTGTCGCAGTTAGCACAATGGTAGACACCAGACTCCTTGGTGTGTAAATAGGCACCAGTGTTCGGCCTTTCAGTGGCCTTATCTCTGAGCACCATCAGCTGCAATGGCGTCAGTGCATCATTCCACTTCAGGTCGTTCGATTCGCCACTCATTTTCTTGCTCGTATTCCAGTAACGTGTCAGTATAATGCTTCTTCTACCTAGAAAAGTTCTACGTGAAGTGAGAGCGTACAACCTGTTCAacttattcattttttgatattgcTTCCTCTCTCCCTTATTTAAACTATTATCGGCGACATATTTCCCAATAGGtgaagctgaaaaaatagtatCGCTAATTATAACGAAGAAGCAAGCTCAAAGGACTCCAGAATACAGAGGTAGTACTACCAGACATAGCAAACCAGATGGGGGACGAGAAACAGACCATCAATGAGGGCTCGAACGATGCTTCACCGGATCTGGACGTGAATGGCATGatattaataaataatgaagacTATTCCAAGTGGTCGGTCGATGATGTAATCACTTGGTGTATATCCACGCTGGAGGTGGAAGAGACCGACCCATTATGCCAGAAACTACGAGAAAATGATATTGTAGGAGATCTTTTGCCGGAATTGTGCTTACAAGATTGTCAAGACTTGTGTGAAGGTGATTTGAATAAGGCtataaaattcaaaatattgattAATAAGCTAAGAGACACCAAGTTGGAGTGGAAGGACGACAAGACTCAAGAGGACATGATAACAGTACTGAAAAACTTGTACACCACTACATCTGCGAAATTGCAAGAATTTCAATCACAGTACACAAGGCTGAGGATGGATGTCTTAGAAGTAATGAAGACCAGCTCAACCTCGTCTCCTATTAACACGCATGGACCTTCCACTACGGCGCCTTCGTCAAACAACACAATTATACCCAGTAGTGATGGTGTGTCTCTTTCACAAACAGATTATTTCGACACAGTTCATCACCGACAATCACCGTCAAGGAGAGAATCCCCCGTTACGGTATTTAGGCAGCCCAGTCTTTCCCATTCAAAATCTATGCTCAAGGATAGCAAGAACAAAGTACCCCAAATATCCACTAACCAACCTCATCCCTCTACGGCTTCAACGGCAAACACACCGGGGCCATCGCCTAACGAGGCGTTAAAACAGTTGCGTGCATCTAAAGAAGACTCCTGTGAAAGGATCTTGAAAAATGCAATGAAAAGGCATAACTTAGCAGATCAGGATTGGAGGCAATATGTCTTGGTCATTTGCTATGGGGATCAGGAAAGGCTGTTAGAATTGAATGAAAAGCCTGTGATCATATTCAAGAACTTAAAGCAACAGGGTTTGCACCCCGCCATTATGTTAAGAAGACGGGGTGATTTCGAAGAAGTAGCAATAAAGAACGGAAGTGACAATATCACCCCAGGCGGAAGACTCTAATGTTCACTCACCGTATATATTTAGTAATTTATATGGATAGAGTAGCATGTGTGCTAGCAGAAATatatcgaaaaaaaaaaactgatGCCTTTAAACTTATACTATATTATACtgtattatattattttatattattctttttatagATATATTGAGATATGTTGAATATGATGACGGAGATGATGGTTTAAGTGTATGGATTGAACTTTCTCTTGGCTTTCATTACCTTGattctttcttgatcttcCTTAAATTTACTTAACAACTGATTGATCTCCTGCTTTTTACGTTCCCTAACCTGGAATCTATAGAAATCTTTCTTTGCCTTTTTATCtatatttgaaattggCTTAGCCTTATTTTCATGTTTGGATAGTGGATTTTtgtttaaaattttctttcttatgGAATTCAATGACTTAGTGTTCTTTCCTACAACTAATGTGAATCCGTCCTCATCTACTATGGAGCTTTGAATATCCTCTTGCGCTTGAGCTTCACGCTGTTCAAAAATTGCCATATGCGTATgaatatcttctttcaaataatcAATATCTAGTGGTTTATAGAAATTGACAAAAGTTGCAAATGATGGAGTCGTATAGGTCCATTCAAATAGTTCGCTTGGATGCTTGGAATGCAAATTCGAGTACTTCCTTAAAGCATTCCAGCAGTTATTTATGCTTGCGGtatcaacaaattttaaTAAAGCTGTATTCCTTGGTGTGTATCTCTTCTCGTTGATGTCGGCGGGGGACATCAGATCGGAGGTCAATGCTGATAAATCCACTTCATGTAAGCCAAACTCATCGTTATATAGTAGTTCCTCTACATGTGATACTGTATCGTATTTCCCACAGAGTTGcccaacaaattttttcatgtGCTCTATGTTAGATAGGAGTGGAAGATTGACCAAAAACAAACAATTAGATTCGTTGGCATTCGAACTCTGGTGTCTTTTAGCAAACATGAAATGCAAGGGAGTTTCTTTGGTTCTGGGTAGTGCTTTGTGATCCGGTAATTTAAACGGCACCACTATGAACCCATTCTTCATGGTGCTAATGTCTTCAATACCCATCCCGTAATACTGTGCCTGAGATTTGTTATCTTTCACCTAACGTGTGCGCCTTAAACACCTCTTGCTTTACCATCCTCTCAGCGTTCTCTCTTCTCTTCACCTActtgtttcttcaaatgaccaaaaagtgaaaaattttccaatttaaCTCATATCGTTTGACGTGATATCAATTCTGATAACTATCAGTTAATCAATAATTGATACCTCCTCCTGCTACCGCTTTCATTTTAATCCAAAAATTGTGACTTTCACGTTATCATTCATTACATAGTGTATCTCTATTCATTCAAGACTATattttgatatatatatatttttttcgttaGAATGTCCGAATTTCCAAGTTTGAAATAACTTACTGGAAATCCTTTGGGATCAACCCAAGCTTACTCATTCTGATTTTCACAGCGTTTCTGTGACCATCTAGACCTTCTTTCTTGGCAACACACATCACAGCTCTACCGATGTTCTCTAAACCCTCAGGGGTAATGTTTTGGGCAGTGATAAACTTTTGGAAGGTTGCAGTGTTGGCACCACTATATTGTCTAGCATAACCGTATGTTGGTAAAGTATGGTTGGTACCACTTGAGTAATCACCGCACGATTCTGGAGTGTAAGCACCCACAAACACAGATCCTGCATTGTCAACCAATTTAACGTAATCGTTAGCGTTGGCGATCTGCAGAATCAAATGCTCTGGTGCGTATTGGTTGGACATTTCAAAGGCTTCTTCGTAACCGTCACAAAGAACGATTGTACTGTGAGCAATACATTTACGAACAATATCCACACGTGGCAGTTGTAAAGCTTGATTGTGAACGGCATCTTGAATTTCCTGGATTTTCCTTTCGCTCAAGTTGACACCAACAAGGATGACTTGGGAATCAATACCATGTTCGGCTTGTGATAGCAAATCACTGGCAACAAAGTCCACATCAGCATCTTCATCGGCAATAACTAGAACTTCACTTGGGCCAGCTGGCATATCAATGGAACATAGAGCTTGAGTGTCATTCTGGACATACATCTTAGCAGCAGTCACAAATTGATTACCTGGACCCAAAATTTTATCCACTTTAGGAATAGTTTCTGTCCCGTAAGCCATAGCAGCAACGGCTTGAGCACCACCAGCTAGAACAATCTTGGAAGCACCAACCTTTTCTGCGACGTAAACAACTTCAGGTGAAACTTTACCATCGGATTTTCTTGGTGGAGATGCGAATACAATTTCCTTACATTGTGCGACCTGAGCTGGAACACCAAGCATTAATGCAGTACTTGGTAAAATGGCAGTACCACCAGGGATATACAAACCAACCTTTTCAATTGGACGAGGGAATCTGGAACACAGAACACCAGGTTGGGTTTCCACTTCAAGAGTCTCTGTTGGCAATTGAGCAGCGTGAAACTTGCGgacattttcaattgatagATCCAAAGCTTCCTTCATTTCCTCGGTTAAACCTTCAAAGTATTCCTCTGGAAATGGCGCATTAAGAACAGGATCGGTCAATTTTACACCGTCAAACTTTTCTGTGTACTCCAAAAGAGCAGAGTTACCTTTGTCTCTAACGTTTTCAATAATCGGGTTGACTAAATGCATAATTTCAGaagttttttgaattggTCTGCTCAAGGCTTTCCTGACACTAACCTCGTCGGAGGCCTTCACTACGTCTAAGTGAATTGGGCCGGTcaatttttcctcttcagGTTTTGCTTCTCCCACGAACTTTGGTTTAGCATCACCTTTCCGTCTTGTAATCTTTAGGTGCTTCATATTCAAATTATTCTCGACGTCCCTCAATGAAACATTGTTCGCCACTAATTTGGCCAACGCAAAGTAGAACAAGTCGGCAGCTTCccaagaaatttctttcttaccCTTCGCCTCAGTCAGTTCTTCAGCCTCTTCTTTAATCTTGGCATCCAACAATGCAGGATCGTTGAATAGTCTTCTAGTATAAGATTCTGTTGGAGCGTCTTGTAGCCTTTGTTTTAGTAAAGATTCTAGGCCCACCAAACCATGCTTGAATTCACCAAAGCAAGACATGGTCTCCAGGTGGCAAAATCCAacgttttcttgttcaacGATGAACTTTAAAGCATCAGAATCACAGTCAGTAGAGATTTGCAGAAGCTTTTGACCATTACCAGAAGTTTCGCCCTTGACCCAGATTTCATTCCTAGAGCGAGAATAATAAACACCACGACCCAAATCAATGGCCTTTGCTATAGATTCCTTGGAAGAGTACACCAACCCTAAACAACGCTCATATTGGTCGACAACTAGTGTGGTATATAAACCGTCAGGACGGTCTGTACGCACTTCAGCAATCACTTCTTTGGTCAAAAAATCCTTGCTTAATTGCTTTATGGACACGATTTTATCTTGCGagaatttttgttttaccATGAATTCGTTAGAGAAAACACCGTTCTCCTCGACAACAGCACGTTCCTTTGGCACATTCAATTGCCCAACCAAGTGTTCGACTGTTTTAGCGTCCTGGCTAGCAATGAACAGAGAAGAAACTCCGTTGTTTAAAAAGGCAAtgatttcatcatcactgAATTTACCACTTGGCAAGGACAAAGCTACCAATGGAACTTCTTCCTCCTTGGAAAACTGGAGGATTTCTTCATTACTCAGGCTCGAGCCATCCAAGAGCACCTGACCAACAAGGGAAACGTATTCTTTCTTGGTATTCCATGAGGCCAGATCATCAATTAACGGTAGAATCGGCAAAAccattattcaaaaaaattgttaaCTATTATGTTACTATTACACAGCGCACTTGTAGTATGATATTCTTATGTATGTACAACACACATCCAAGGTGAATATAACGTTCCTTATCTAT comes from Saccharomyces paradoxus chromosome III, complete sequence and encodes:
- the STE50 gene encoding Ste50p (Adaptor protein for various signaling pathways~similar to YCL032W) translates to MGDEKQTINEGSNDASPDLDVNGMILINNEDYSKWSVDDVITWCISTLEVEETDPLCQKLRENDIVGDLLPELCLQDCQDLCEGDLNKAIKFKILINKLRDTKLEWKDDKTQEDMITVLKNLYTTTSAKLQEFQSQYTRLRMDVLEVMKTSSTSSPINTHGPSTTAPSSNNTIIPSSDGVSLSQTDYFDTVHHRQSPSRRESPVTVFRQPSLSHSKSMLKDSKNKVPQISTNQPHPSTASTANTPGPSPNEALKQLRASKEDSCERILKNAMKRHNLADQDWRQYVLVICYGDQERLLELNEKPVIIFKNLKQQGLHPAIMLRRRGDFEEVAIKNGSDNITPGGRL
- the HIS4 gene encoding trifunctional histidinol dehydrogenase/phosphoribosyl-AMP cyclohydrolase/phosphoribosyl-ATP diphosphatase (Multifunctional enzyme containing phosphoribosyl-ATP pyrophosphatase~similar to YCL030C), with protein sequence MVLPILPLIDDLASWNTKKEYVSLVGQVLLDGSSLSNEEILQFSKEEEVPLVALSLPSGKFSDDEIIAFLNNGVSSLFIASQDAKTVEHLVGQLNVPKERAVVEENGVFSNEFMVKQKFSQDKIVSIKQLSKDFLTKEVIAEVRTDRPDGLYTTLVVDQYERCLGLVYSSKESIAKAIDLGRGVYYSRSRNEIWVKGETSGNGQKLLQISTDCDSDALKFIVEQENVGFCHLETMSCFGEFKHGLVGLESLLKQRLQDAPTESYTRRLFNDPALLDAKIKEEAEELTEAKGKKEISWEAADLFYFALAKLVANNVSLRDVENNLNMKHLKITRRKGDAKPKFVGEAKPEEEKLTGPIHLDVVKASDEVSVRKALSRPIQKTSEIMHLVNPIIENVRDKGNSALLEYTEKFDGVKLTDPVLNAPFPEEYFEGLTEEMKEALDLSIENVRKFHAAQLPTETLEVETQPGVLCSRFPRPIEKVGLYIPGGTAILPSTALMLGVPAQVAQCKEIVFASPPRKSDGKVSPEVVYVAEKVGASKIVLAGGAQAVAAMAYGTETIPKVDKILGPGNQFVTAAKMYVQNDTQALCSIDMPAGPSEVLVIADEDADVDFVASDLLSQAEHGIDSQVILVGVNLSERKIQEIQDAVHNQALQLPRVDIVRKCIAHSTIVLCDGYEEAFEMSNQYAPEHLILQIANANDYVKLVDNAGSVFVGAYTPESCGDYSSGTNHTLPTYGYARQYSGANTATFQKFITAQNITPEGLENIGRAVMCVAKKEGLDGHRNAVKIRMSKLGLIPKDFQ
- the GRX1 gene encoding dithiol glutaredoxin GRX1 (Glutathione-dependent disulfide oxidoreductase~similar to YCL035C) codes for the protein MVSQETIKHVKDLIGEKEIFVASKTYCPYCHAALNTLFEKLKVPRSKVLVLQLNEMKDGADIQAALHEINGQRTVPNIYINGKHIGGNDDLQELRETGELEELLEPVLAN
- the MXR2 gene encoding peptide-methionine (R)-S-oxide reductase (Methionine-R-sulfoxide reductase~similar to YCL033C), with protein sequence MNKLNRLYALTSRRTFLGRRSIILTRYWNTSKKMSGESNDLKWNDALTPLQLMVLRDKATERPNTGAYLHTKESGVYHCANCDKPLYSSSTKFDARCGWPAFYEEVSPGAITYHRDNSLMPARVEICCAKCGGHLGHVFEGEGWKQLLNLPKDTRHCVNSASLNFKKD
- the RRP7 gene encoding Rrp7p (Essential protein involved in rRNA processing and ribosome biogenesis~similar to YCL031C); this encodes MGIEDISTMKNGFIVVPFKLPDHKALPRTKETPLHFMFAKRHQSSNANESNCLFLVNLPLLSNIEHMKKFVGQLCGKYDTVSHVEELLYNDEFGLHEVDLSALTSDLMSPADINEKRYTPRNTALLKFVDTASINNCWNALRKYSNLHSKHPSELFEWTYTTPSFATFVNFYKPLDIDYLKEDIHTHMAIFEQREAQAQEDIQSSIVDEDGFTLVVGKNTKSLNSIRKKILNKNPLSKHENKAKPISNIDKKAKKDFYRFQVRERKKQEINQLLSKFKEDQERIKVMKAKRKFNPYT
- the LSB5 gene encoding Lsb5p (similar to YCL034W) codes for the protein MGFLSDHPHTAITETIFRIVSSRDYTLEVELSPLIQLIKADHNDYNYTVNQEEAARALRKKIKYGNRLQQSRTLDLLDLFISQGVKFTVMYNDDKLLQRLKGMATNSENSGSGEKYEPRIIKKCAAYAISWLNYITQNSLENARAYAGLYQLGQTVKQRYSKSNRSGRSGGGAGGRSNFMNDSADDTLYQSNSLTSADRLYRIPQINMNKEAPRIRLIISDALASAVSLQNSLIGLPRGKYSTDDEEATSKFIQARAIRRKVLRYLQLVTEGEFLGSLIHANDELVAALTAYDDRSAQDDSSDENDHGSYDDDIYDENEQDNSRYIDSESSEEESLSSYQPSTMSNPFGDHNKI
- the GFD2 gene encoding Gfd2p (similar to YCL036W) — encoded protein: MHAQIIMRDNSNNSSDNSVHWERRNNSGAGHRYRSRSGNTGALATKLGSGTLPVRGLVKDRTGSGKIAGCVEAFLDARTRLNTPWDRAECNWLDQVDYYVQLRKTAFSKELDLLRKPMIDSYVVEMRQKFDASYRQSRAQLEAKVAQVESEWHAVHGDVHSKLEKLVEERRFLKRLSDTIVPPRSKRSQRLSPLTKEDRANGICPQPKGMKDIAWFEAIQKKMLGMGGTIKLLETEQKLLADEKNTVRKTFWPMVEAHSGSNEFAYLEKCIRLMASQRAICFCLDIEAFETNQNVITEIGISIYDPRENMVPSMVPITKNYHLIIEESLELRNQKWVCDYKDCYLLGESYVLSLKECVHFIQSLINYYLVPVTEEDKTWSRAFVGHHVSGDLKWLETIGVKFPGRGYEGHLDHTLLLAETPSDLDVFVLDTEQFYRKSYGGKGGSLGKILRLFEIPHAFLHNAGNDAYYTLHLFMKFCDINFRKISGMDDVLKVMSQVEIWGERDVREPKVVPMSYAISIEEAVKHRMYRKSVKSSRKERVCQTEFGGLTYFGTAKDAFTSTLPTC